In one Bordetella pertussis 18323 genomic region, the following are encoded:
- a CDS encoding LacI family DNA-binding transcriptional regulator produces the protein MTTKATGNRKVVKIVDVAKAANVSPAVVSRILSNDSKLVVREETRARVQQAIEELGYTPNLQARGLRLSRSNTLAMIVPELNSPVFPVIIQGAQRAAWERGYSLLVGGMGGEEEDPKVAGRLLRSNRIDGLLVITGRHEAQMLQELATLNAPFVLVNRYLDDQHPYVELDERGAAAAITRHFIELGHRRIAFLGGLQRRVGERRVAGYADALAEAGLPWVPQLVVDAGYYKPGGEDGLRQLLALDEPPTAVVATNEIVAAGAMAAAHRQGVRIPRDLSIASFSDGIVAELLSPALTAVRFPLERMGYLATAMLVDIVEGRGEPQAGLCLPHESVIVRDSTARPPGRKARAATR, from the coding sequence ATGACGACCAAGGCTACGGGCAACCGCAAGGTAGTCAAGATCGTGGACGTCGCCAAAGCGGCCAACGTCTCGCCTGCGGTCGTCTCGCGCATTCTCAGCAATGACAGCAAGCTGGTGGTGCGCGAAGAAACCCGCGCCCGCGTGCAGCAGGCCATCGAGGAGCTGGGCTACACGCCCAACCTGCAGGCGCGCGGCCTGCGCCTGTCGCGCTCCAATACGCTGGCCATGATCGTGCCCGAGCTCAACAGCCCGGTCTTTCCCGTGATCATCCAGGGCGCCCAGCGCGCCGCCTGGGAGCGTGGCTATTCGCTGCTGGTGGGCGGCATGGGCGGCGAGGAGGAGGACCCCAAGGTGGCCGGGCGGCTGTTGCGCAGCAACCGTATCGACGGCCTGCTGGTGATCACCGGCCGGCACGAAGCGCAGATGCTGCAGGAGCTGGCTACGCTGAACGCGCCGTTCGTGCTGGTCAACCGCTACCTCGACGATCAGCATCCCTACGTCGAACTCGACGAGCGCGGCGCGGCGGCGGCCATCACCCGCCATTTCATCGAACTGGGGCATCGCCGCATCGCCTTCCTGGGCGGCCTGCAGCGGCGGGTGGGCGAACGCCGCGTGGCGGGCTACGCCGACGCGCTGGCCGAGGCGGGCCTGCCCTGGGTGCCGCAGCTGGTGGTCGACGCCGGCTACTACAAGCCCGGCGGCGAGGACGGACTGCGCCAATTGCTGGCGCTGGACGAGCCGCCCACCGCGGTGGTGGCCACCAACGAGATCGTGGCCGCCGGCGCGATGGCGGCCGCGCACCGGCAGGGCGTGCGCATTCCGCGCGACCTCTCCATCGCCAGCTTCTCCGACGGCATCGTGGCCGAACTGCTGAGCCCCGCGCTGACCGCCGTGCGCTTTCCGCTGGAGCGCATGGGCTACCTGGCCACCGCCATGCTGGTCGATATCGTCGAGGGGCGGGGCGAGCCCCAG